A portion of the Granulosicoccus antarcticus IMCC3135 genome contains these proteins:
- a CDS encoding RNA recognition motif domain-containing protein, whose protein sequence is MKLLVRNLDRDLSEEDLKALFEPFGKIQSCTLVLDQKSGTSKGFGFIEMPIPGEAKAAVKQLNGQEVSGLSIRVKKAE, encoded by the coding sequence ATGAAACTGCTAGTCCGTAATCTGGATCGCGACCTGAGCGAGGAAGACCTCAAAGCTCTGTTTGAACCGTTCGGAAAAATCCAGTCCTGCACACTGGTTCTGGACCAGAAATCCGGCACTTCAAAAGGCTTCGGATTTATCGAAATGCCCATTCCCGGCGAGGCAAAGGCAGCCGTGAAGCAACTCAATGGGCAAGAGGTCTCCGGTCTGTCCATTCGTGTGAAAAAGGCCGAATAG
- a CDS encoding ATP-binding protein, translating to MNLKRGAWRTLDSGLLIAAAILATGAIVMLFGLNKELASSQNIFNDDLPSYAVRAEFDLAVLISSLNEFALGYSSPEEMQIRYDVLLSRYTHYESAFLTEFTLADVRFHQLLEAQKVKLLSLEEAFFALQTGDTANAMAIRDQFKEMHSPLSQLSNITRQHQFSKYLQIDESLAHSLRVGTLMLASTLILCALALGRFWYSLREKTRFSEELEAKIRIRTLDLQNSNNELKREIAERQRAEKSLAERDQQMHRVQKMEAVGRITAGVAHDFNNLLAVIMGNIELLMSSDRAPKASKYLDNALSATIMGSQLTRKLLAFGRRSPLKPEVVNLNRIVTDLEGLFLQTISEKNTLQLHLSNDLRSVSVDRSLLENVLLNLLINARDALQGGGFISIETDNFYQENDLSVEDDRLLLSGHYVRISITDSGTGMSEEVLEQAIEPFFTTKPESKGSGLGLSMAYGFVQQSNGSIQIRSKLGMGTSVRLIFPVSSDGEAIDITYRPVVHVSFGSTRRILVAEDSDAVRNTVVSQLQLLGYETIEASSGYGAYQLIKSDISIDLLLTDVVMPGSLQGPELAKLVLKLNPDLKIVFMSGYPKGMENQADCANDELTKLMKPISLATLSQTLRSEFETSP from the coding sequence ATGAACCTGAAGAGGGGGGCATGGAGGACCCTTGACTCCGGCTTATTGATCGCTGCGGCCATTCTGGCTACTGGCGCGATCGTGATGCTGTTCGGTCTGAACAAGGAACTAGCCTCTTCCCAGAATATTTTCAATGACGATCTGCCCTCCTACGCAGTCAGGGCAGAGTTTGACCTGGCTGTGCTCATCTCATCTCTCAACGAGTTCGCTCTGGGGTACTCGAGCCCGGAAGAAATGCAGATACGATACGACGTTCTGCTTTCCAGGTACACACACTATGAGTCGGCATTTCTGACCGAATTCACTCTGGCAGATGTACGGTTTCACCAACTACTTGAAGCCCAGAAAGTCAAACTACTAAGCCTGGAAGAAGCTTTCTTTGCGCTACAGACTGGTGACACCGCAAACGCCATGGCGATCAGGGATCAGTTCAAGGAAATGCATTCGCCACTATCTCAATTAAGCAACATCACTCGTCAGCACCAGTTTTCAAAGTATCTGCAAATTGATGAGAGTCTTGCGCACAGTCTTCGTGTGGGTACCTTGATGCTGGCATCGACATTGATTCTCTGTGCTCTGGCTCTGGGTCGATTCTGGTACAGCTTGCGAGAAAAAACACGCTTCAGTGAAGAGCTGGAAGCAAAGATACGCATTCGAACACTGGATCTTCAGAACAGCAACAACGAACTCAAACGAGAGATAGCAGAACGACAACGTGCTGAAAAATCCTTGGCCGAGCGCGACCAGCAAATGCATCGAGTGCAGAAGATGGAAGCGGTCGGCAGGATAACCGCAGGTGTTGCCCATGACTTCAATAACTTGCTAGCCGTCATCATGGGTAATATCGAACTCCTGATGAGTAGCGATCGCGCCCCAAAAGCCAGCAAATACCTGGATAACGCCCTATCCGCAACGATCATGGGTAGCCAGCTGACGCGAAAACTATTGGCTTTTGGCCGGCGTTCTCCGCTCAAGCCTGAAGTTGTCAATCTGAACCGGATCGTTACCGACCTTGAAGGTCTTTTTCTGCAGACTATTTCGGAAAAAAATACGTTGCAATTGCATCTGTCCAATGACCTCAGATCAGTGTCCGTCGATAGATCATTACTGGAAAACGTTCTGCTCAATCTGCTCATCAATGCTCGCGACGCCCTGCAAGGTGGCGGTTTCATCAGTATTGAAACCGATAACTTCTACCAGGAGAATGACCTCTCAGTAGAAGATGATCGACTGTTACTCTCTGGTCACTACGTCCGTATATCCATAACCGATAGTGGTACAGGCATGAGTGAGGAGGTACTCGAACAGGCGATTGAACCTTTTTTCACTACTAAGCCTGAATCAAAAGGATCGGGGCTTGGGCTTTCCATGGCCTACGGATTTGTACAACAGTCCAACGGCAGCATACAGATCAGAAGCAAGCTGGGTATGGGTACCTCCGTGAGGCTGATATTCCCTGTCAGCTCTGATGGTGAAGCGATTGACATCACGTATCGTCCGGTTGTCCATGTATCGTTTGGGAGCACACGACGAATTCTGGTTGCAGAGGATTCAGATGCCGTACGCAATACGGTTGTCTCGCAACTGCAGTTACTGGGTTATGAAACCATCGAAGCCTCTAGTGGTTACGGTGCCTATCAACTCATCAAATCAGATATCAGCATAGATCTGCTATTAACCGATGTCGTCATGCCTGGAAGCCTGCAAGGCCCGGAACTGGCAAAGCTTGTCTTGAAGTTGAATCCTGATTTGAAAATTGTCTTCATGTCAGGTTATCCCAAAGGAATGGAAAACCAGGCGGATTGTGCCAATGACGAACTCACAAAGCTGATGAAACCCATATCCCTTGCAACGCTTTCTCAGACTTTACGCAGCGAATTCGAAACCAGTCCATGA
- a CDS encoding mechanosensitive ion channel domain-containing protein, whose product MTARMLLRMVFIVTLLVTPVFAVADVLNDLLGSESATTQNTVQEKIELESDARSDNEISKRLVGIFTELDTLESVNVAVVNGIVTLSGTVPTARGSERATRIAGQVKGVIEVVDTLTVDTNVSRRVDSILDRLQLSALSFIAALPIFLLSLVLMAIFWWAGRRVGQHRRVFNAVAPNGFIADLLATLVRIIVTLAGLVLALSLLDATSVLGSVLGAAGIVGLAVGFAVRDTVENFIASILLSLRAPFLVRDYVQIGEHEGSVARLTSRATILISRDGNHVRVPNAIVYKSIIINFTRQPDRRFEFVVGIDTDLDLNAAQKTAVEAVYAIEGVLPHPPVIALVTELGDSSVTLTIGGWIDQTRSDLMKVRSEAIRQVKQAFDDAGIVMPEPIYQLRFRGLDAQTMASQLSSGDSRLLESLRKDKPPLIRGSANAAGSESGDTAVDESIRQSIDRELSASGSQNLLNGSVKTE is encoded by the coding sequence ATGACAGCCAGAATGCTTCTCCGAATGGTATTTATCGTGACCTTGCTGGTCACACCTGTATTTGCTGTTGCAGATGTCCTCAACGACTTGCTGGGCTCGGAATCTGCAACTACTCAAAACACCGTGCAGGAAAAGATCGAACTGGAAAGTGATGCCCGCTCAGATAATGAAATCAGCAAGCGTCTGGTAGGTATTTTTACAGAGCTGGATACGCTTGAGAGCGTGAATGTCGCTGTTGTCAACGGTATCGTTACGCTTAGTGGCACTGTCCCTACAGCTCGCGGAAGCGAACGTGCAACCAGGATTGCCGGTCAGGTTAAAGGCGTTATCGAGGTGGTTGATACGCTGACTGTTGATACCAATGTAAGCCGACGGGTTGATTCGATCCTGGATCGTTTGCAATTGTCTGCTCTGTCGTTCATTGCCGCATTACCCATTTTCCTGCTCTCACTCGTGTTGATGGCCATCTTCTGGTGGGCAGGGCGCAGAGTAGGGCAGCATCGACGTGTGTTCAATGCGGTGGCCCCCAACGGGTTCATTGCCGATCTACTTGCAACTCTGGTACGCATCATTGTGACACTGGCAGGCCTGGTGCTTGCCCTGTCATTACTGGATGCCACCTCTGTGCTCGGTTCAGTGCTCGGGGCTGCGGGAATTGTAGGTCTGGCAGTCGGTTTTGCAGTGAGGGACACCGTTGAGAATTTCATAGCCAGTATTCTGCTTAGTCTCAGAGCCCCGTTTCTGGTTCGCGACTATGTGCAGATAGGTGAACATGAAGGCTCGGTTGCACGTCTTACCTCCCGAGCCACCATACTCATTTCACGTGACGGTAATCATGTGAGGGTGCCCAATGCCATTGTCTATAAATCGATAATCATCAATTTCACGCGTCAGCCTGATAGACGATTTGAGTTCGTTGTCGGTATCGATACCGATCTGGATCTGAATGCTGCTCAGAAAACTGCCGTAGAGGCTGTCTACGCGATTGAGGGTGTGTTGCCCCATCCTCCCGTGATTGCTCTGGTTACAGAACTGGGCGATTCCAGTGTCACTCTTACCATTGGCGGCTGGATCGACCAGACCAGAAGCGATCTGATGAAAGTTAGAAGTGAAGCTATACGTCAAGTGAAACAAGCGTTTGATGATGCCGGCATAGTGATGCCTGAACCGATTTATCAATTACGTTTTCGTGGTTTGGATGCTCAAACGATGGCGTCACAGCTCAGCAGTGGTGACAGTAGGCTGCTTGAAAGCCTTCGAAAAGACAAACCGCCATTGATTCGAGGTAGTGCGAATGCTGCTGGGAGTGAGAGTGGCGATACCGCTGTGGACGAATCCATTCGTCAGAGCATCGATCGTGAATTATCGGCTTCCGGATCACAAAACCTGCTCAATGGCAGCGTCAAGACTGAATGA
- a CDS encoding diguanylate cyclase domain-containing protein, whose product MAPTPFNTVHDYSNESLNIDDEVLYRSSQTVVVRRQLGEGRSQVVKWAFGAGAVARLQRENTCLVLLEGIDGVMQLGESPQEQDSLYLEDNHGIELSEWLARSEITLGRKIQVALRLARIVARVHHNGVLHRDINPRNILVGDPDDRVVLIDFDLGCLASEAVSQGTASRELVGTLAYLAPEQSGRTGSTLDQRSDLYAVGATFYEIFCARPPFVETDALRLIHSHLAQVPTPPHTIDSQLPVALSRIVMRLLEKEPESRYQSADGLASDLQRLADAPNSTRAEDFILGNHDFGLRINPPAKPVGRSADLARTFEVFQGAMAGEGSVLLISGVPGVGKTAVVEGLRAEVEARNGYYVRGKFDQFRRDMDTDAVLSAFISLGRQLLAEPEAELQALRQQLREALGPNMHLMVDLNPEFATLFQIESRQASHMDPLVEGRRLIQGSLDMLRTICAAGRPVVMVLDELQWGTSAPISFLDNLVTAEPIAGLLLIGTYRDNEDEPTDHLAIHQAQWHRNKVAPQQIHLENLQDEDLALFLSQMLNLPTDTATELAEVLAPYTLGNPFDTVEFINILYTQKLLVHDEGWHWDIETIREAARNSEVRGLVEASLKRLPSGTVRLLRLMAYLGGEVERDLLLLASAESESGLELRLQPALDAGLVLQGSGRECSLRFLHARVQQASLGERKTDTKRRLHLLLARRLSLSDSYSTLAAEHYLIASSLINTVEEKVHAATLFHQAASNLLLINPVLVERLLDGGITLLDDRIGERQLDCDLKFELMCTQHTVLYSMGRLDDADSVYQRIVEIRVATLKIVDVSCVQISSLTNRGRAVEAVELGLSLMKTLGVIVPDQQALTEMVQITLKGFDVWIDHPQRKTDFDRAEITDPALIAVSRVIMRLMTPAFFSAPDLMAWLCIESRRIWSEHGPCGALVGPLAHCAPALIGPDNAYVIGHRVIEHVLEVAKIREFDVDVARAHYLYALSSGHWFDSLTSNADLARRTHESLVQRGDYQNACFCHIAMLSSAMDSSPSLDEHADEIAASSAFALRTCNDFAAAIFTQHDCWAEVLRGKQPVLQGSELEEYVRLEACRIEGFPIAVIYLYLLQAHLALMFNLPEQLARYSAVAMNFLPHIASSHTSVLGYLLRACALAREGAAQAHEDDPQFREFALCRQWICNRAADAPDNFEHLLHLVDAEAAWKGEDYQAAALAFDKARQMASTQPRAWQQAFIAERSAQFQHAYGVTGLSRDLLAEAHERYLLWGARQKVLQLEESHPWLGDKESASARTLLKPELLSAQTISTRSGNNIGTSVDAIDLLGILKASQALSSETSLDPLKTRITEILEALSGATSVSIILWHEDEQAWRLLPRAGSEGEKSLSVEEAGERNLLPLSAFRYFERTREMLVVDDAICDDRFSRDPYMRGLQHCSLMVMPLFSNGTVRAVLMLENNLSSSAFVADRLEAVNLVAGQLTVSLDNALLYASLERKVTERTEALAEANDRLESLSITDSLTGIANRRRFDQVLETECLRAQAKGSSIGLALIDIDEFKRYNDNYGHLYGDDALREVANALSGAARSDEDLVARYGGEEFVVVLPDTDMRGIARVAERMRAAVEKLQVLHEYSGHGFLSISAGVTAFVPSVGLNIEAEIDLADKALYLAKSRGRNRIVASDDDSDSDNQPVRKAS is encoded by the coding sequence ATGGCCCCAACGCCTTTCAACACAGTTCACGACTACAGCAATGAGTCATTGAACATCGATGACGAAGTGTTGTATCGCAGCTCGCAGACTGTGGTCGTACGACGACAGCTGGGCGAAGGACGTTCACAAGTGGTCAAATGGGCCTTTGGAGCGGGGGCTGTAGCGCGGCTGCAACGTGAAAATACCTGCCTTGTTCTGTTGGAAGGTATTGATGGCGTCATGCAGCTGGGCGAAAGTCCTCAAGAACAGGATTCGCTGTATCTAGAGGATAACCACGGTATTGAGTTGAGCGAGTGGCTGGCTCGCTCCGAAATAACCCTGGGGCGGAAAATCCAGGTAGCACTGCGGCTGGCGCGCATAGTGGCCCGGGTGCACCATAATGGCGTACTGCACAGAGATATAAATCCGAGAAATATTCTTGTTGGCGACCCGGATGATCGTGTTGTTCTGATCGATTTCGATCTGGGTTGTCTGGCCTCTGAGGCGGTGTCGCAAGGGACAGCTTCACGTGAACTGGTCGGTACTCTGGCGTATCTTGCGCCCGAGCAGTCGGGTCGTACCGGCTCCACTCTGGACCAGCGATCTGATCTTTACGCAGTAGGTGCGACCTTCTATGAGATTTTCTGTGCTCGGCCACCGTTCGTGGAAACAGATGCATTACGGTTGATACACAGCCATTTGGCACAAGTGCCAACACCCCCCCATACGATAGACTCACAGTTGCCTGTGGCCCTGTCGCGCATTGTCATGCGCCTGTTGGAGAAAGAGCCGGAAAGCCGTTACCAGAGTGCAGATGGTCTGGCTTCGGACCTGCAGCGTCTGGCAGATGCCCCGAACAGTACCCGTGCGGAAGACTTCATTCTGGGAAATCATGATTTTGGTTTGAGAATCAATCCGCCTGCCAAACCTGTCGGACGCAGCGCTGATCTGGCAAGAACGTTTGAGGTGTTCCAGGGGGCCATGGCAGGCGAGGGGAGCGTACTTCTGATCTCCGGGGTTCCGGGGGTTGGCAAAACGGCCGTGGTGGAAGGACTGCGAGCTGAGGTGGAGGCACGCAACGGGTATTACGTCAGAGGCAAGTTCGACCAGTTTCGACGGGATATGGACACAGATGCCGTACTGAGCGCATTCATATCTCTTGGTCGGCAACTATTGGCCGAACCGGAAGCCGAGTTGCAGGCGTTACGCCAGCAACTGCGAGAAGCTCTTGGACCAAACATGCATCTGATGGTTGATCTCAATCCGGAATTCGCAACGCTCTTTCAAATTGAAAGCAGGCAGGCAAGTCACATGGATCCGCTGGTTGAAGGTCGACGATTGATTCAGGGCTCTCTGGATATGCTCAGAACAATCTGTGCCGCAGGTCGTCCAGTGGTCATGGTGCTTGATGAATTGCAATGGGGGACGTCCGCGCCAATCAGTTTTCTGGATAACCTGGTAACGGCTGAACCCATAGCCGGATTGCTTCTGATTGGCACTTACCGGGATAACGAGGATGAGCCGACTGATCACCTGGCTATTCATCAGGCTCAATGGCATCGGAACAAGGTGGCACCGCAGCAGATCCATCTCGAGAACCTACAAGACGAAGATCTAGCCCTTTTTCTGTCCCAGATGCTGAACCTTCCAACGGATACCGCCACTGAGTTGGCCGAGGTTCTGGCTCCCTACACACTGGGTAATCCGTTCGACACAGTCGAGTTCATCAATATACTTTACACACAGAAGTTGTTGGTACATGACGAAGGATGGCACTGGGATATAGAGACAATTCGCGAAGCGGCGAGAAACAGTGAGGTCCGGGGACTTGTAGAGGCGAGCCTGAAGCGATTGCCCTCAGGCACGGTTCGGTTGTTAAGGCTTATGGCTTACCTGGGTGGAGAGGTCGAGCGGGATCTGTTATTACTGGCCTCTGCCGAGTCAGAATCGGGTCTTGAGTTGAGGTTGCAGCCAGCCCTGGATGCGGGTCTGGTGCTGCAAGGTAGTGGGCGTGAATGCTCGCTCAGGTTTCTTCATGCTCGTGTCCAGCAGGCGAGCCTGGGTGAGAGAAAGACTGATACAAAACGTCGGCTGCATCTTCTGTTGGCACGCAGGCTTTCGTTATCCGATTCGTATTCCACACTGGCGGCTGAGCATTACCTGATCGCCAGCTCACTGATCAATACAGTCGAAGAAAAGGTGCATGCAGCCACATTGTTCCATCAGGCTGCAAGCAATCTGCTATTGATCAACCCGGTGTTGGTGGAACGCCTGCTGGATGGTGGTATTACATTACTGGATGACCGCATCGGTGAGCGACAACTTGATTGCGACTTGAAATTCGAGTTGATGTGCACTCAGCACACGGTTTTGTACAGTATGGGAAGGTTGGATGATGCGGATAGTGTCTACCAGCGAATCGTTGAGATCAGGGTGGCCACGCTGAAGATTGTCGATGTCAGTTGTGTGCAGATTTCCAGCCTGACCAATAGAGGCCGAGCTGTTGAAGCTGTTGAGCTGGGTCTTTCATTAATGAAAACACTGGGCGTCATTGTTCCTGATCAGCAAGCTTTGACAGAAATGGTCCAGATTACCTTGAAAGGCTTTGATGTGTGGATTGATCACCCGCAACGCAAAACAGATTTTGATCGAGCTGAGATTACGGATCCAGCGCTCATTGCTGTGTCTCGTGTCATCATGAGGCTCATGACACCGGCTTTCTTCTCCGCACCGGATTTGATGGCGTGGCTCTGTATTGAAAGTCGCCGTATATGGAGTGAGCATGGCCCCTGCGGTGCATTGGTTGGACCTCTGGCGCATTGTGCTCCAGCGTTGATTGGTCCCGATAACGCTTATGTTATCGGACATCGCGTAATAGAGCATGTCCTTGAAGTAGCCAAAATACGTGAATTCGACGTCGATGTCGCACGAGCGCATTATCTGTATGCATTGTCGTCAGGACACTGGTTTGACTCATTGACGAGTAATGCAGACCTGGCGCGACGGACTCATGAATCGCTGGTGCAAAGAGGGGATTATCAGAATGCCTGCTTCTGCCATATAGCCATGCTGAGTAGTGCCATGGACAGCTCGCCCTCATTGGATGAGCACGCCGATGAGATTGCTGCCTCGTCAGCGTTTGCGCTCCGAACGTGCAATGATTTTGCCGCCGCTATATTCACGCAACATGATTGCTGGGCAGAGGTACTTCGGGGTAAGCAGCCTGTACTGCAAGGTTCTGAGTTGGAAGAATATGTGCGCTTGGAAGCATGCAGGATAGAAGGTTTTCCGATTGCCGTTATCTATCTGTATCTGTTACAGGCTCATCTGGCACTGATGTTCAATCTGCCGGAACAGCTTGCCAGATATTCAGCTGTCGCCATGAATTTCCTACCTCATATAGCAAGCTCTCATACCAGTGTGCTGGGCTATCTGTTGCGCGCTTGCGCTCTGGCCAGAGAGGGTGCTGCACAGGCACATGAGGATGATCCGCAGTTCAGAGAGTTCGCACTGTGTCGTCAATGGATCTGCAATCGGGCTGCTGATGCACCTGATAATTTCGAACATCTGCTCCACCTGGTGGATGCTGAAGCTGCGTGGAAGGGTGAGGATTATCAGGCAGCAGCGCTGGCATTTGACAAGGCACGGCAAATGGCTTCGACGCAGCCCCGAGCCTGGCAGCAGGCATTCATTGCCGAGCGTTCAGCACAGTTTCAGCATGCTTATGGGGTGACTGGTCTCAGTCGTGATCTACTTGCTGAAGCACACGAAAGATATCTTCTCTGGGGAGCCCGCCAGAAGGTATTGCAGTTGGAAGAGTCACACCCCTGGCTGGGTGATAAAGAATCTGCCAGCGCCCGCACATTGTTGAAACCAGAGCTGTTGTCGGCGCAGACTATTTCGACCCGATCGGGCAATAATATTGGCACGTCTGTAGATGCGATTGATTTGCTGGGTATTCTCAAAGCGTCCCAGGCACTGAGTTCCGAGACCAGCCTGGATCCTCTGAAAACAAGAATTACCGAAATTCTTGAAGCCTTGAGTGGGGCAACGTCAGTGTCGATCATTCTGTGGCATGAGGATGAACAGGCGTGGCGTCTGTTGCCACGGGCAGGGTCTGAAGGCGAGAAATCCCTGTCGGTAGAGGAGGCGGGTGAACGCAACTTGCTGCCACTGAGTGCCTTTCGCTATTTTGAACGTACGCGTGAGATGTTAGTGGTGGACGATGCTATCTGCGATGACAGGTTCTCGCGAGATCCCTATATGAGAGGCCTGCAGCATTGCTCTCTGATGGTGATGCCATTGTTCAGCAACGGCACCGTGCGTGCGGTGCTGATGCTGGAGAACAATCTGAGTAGTAGTGCATTTGTTGCTGACCGGCTGGAGGCTGTCAACCTGGTAGCGGGTCAGCTGACGGTATCGTTGGACAATGCCTTGTTGTACGCCTCGCTGGAGCGCAAGGTGACTGAGAGAACAGAGGCGCTGGCTGAAGCCAATGACAGGCTTGAATCTCTGAGTATTACCGATAGCCTGACAGGGATTGCCAACCGTCGCAGATTTGATCAGGTACTGGAAACGGAATGCCTGCGAGCGCAGGCCAAGGGTAGCTCGATTGGTCTGGCACTCATCGACATCGATGAATTCAAGCGCTACAACGATAACTATGGTCATCTGTATGGCGATGATGCGCTGCGCGAGGTGGCGAATGCACTGAGTGGGGCTGCACGGAGCGATGAGGATCTCGTCGCTCGCTATGGTGGCGAGGAATTTGTGGTGGTGCTACCGGACACTGACATGCGCGGTATAGCGCGTGTGGCCGAACGCATGCGTGCTGCGGTTGAAAAGCTACAAGTGCTGCACGAATACAGTGGTCATGGTTTTCTTTCCATCAGCGCGGGTGTGACCGCCTTCGTACCGTCTGTGGGATTGAATATAGAGGCTGAAATCGACCTTGCTGATAAAGCCTTGTACCTGGCTAAAAGCCGAGGCAGGAATCGCATCGTAGCCAGTGACGACGATTCGGATTCGGATAACCAGCCCGTTCGAAAAGCGTCCTAG
- a CDS encoding molybdopterin-dependent oxidoreductase translates to MKLLRIINTFAGAFIFLTLSSLSSHAQDLETPPPGKVILTVSGAINASKEPGTAAQKDPSQQNTVSFDRTMLEASGLTKIITETPWTKGLVEFEGVLARNLFAKIDATGKSVQARALDDYIVDIPIEDFFEYDVILATRKNGEPITIRDNGPVWIIYPWTDVSDLRRPQYYSRSIWQLKSLTILP, encoded by the coding sequence ATGAAATTACTTCGAATCATCAATACTTTTGCTGGTGCTTTTATATTTCTGACGTTGTCCTCACTCAGTTCCCACGCTCAGGATCTGGAGACGCCACCGCCAGGTAAAGTCATCCTGACAGTTTCAGGTGCAATCAACGCGTCCAAGGAGCCCGGCACAGCGGCCCAAAAAGATCCATCGCAACAAAATACTGTCAGCTTTGACCGAACCATGCTTGAAGCATCGGGCCTCACAAAAATAATCACAGAGACCCCATGGACAAAAGGGCTGGTTGAATTTGAAGGTGTTCTGGCAAGAAATCTATTTGCAAAAATCGACGCAACTGGCAAATCGGTCCAGGCAAGGGCGCTTGATGACTACATCGTAGACATACCTATCGAAGATTTCTTTGAATACGATGTGATACTTGCCACGCGCAAGAACGGCGAACCTATCACGATACGTGACAATGGTCCTGTCTGGATAATCTATCCATGGACGGACGTTTCAGACTTGCGTCGTCCACAGTATTACTCTCGGTCCATCTGGCAGCTCAAGTCACTGACGATTCTTCCATGA
- a CDS encoding 2OG-Fe(II) oxygenase encodes MSLQTDIRNDQISWINDSTVAGIAWIAWIAELQSYLNAHLFLGLFSFESHYAHYGPGCFYGRHQDAFHGDANRVLSLIVYLNPEWQAGDAGELVLYTGTSPEERLVIHPQFGTLVMFLSEDIEHEVLVTNKDRRSIAGWFHLNQSHGGLIDPPS; translated from the coding sequence TTGTCGCTGCAAACCGACATTCGCAATGATCAGATTTCATGGATAAATGACAGCACGGTCGCTGGAATTGCCTGGATAGCCTGGATTGCAGAGTTGCAGAGCTACCTCAACGCTCATCTGTTTCTCGGATTGTTTTCATTCGAAAGCCATTATGCTCACTATGGGCCTGGTTGCTTCTACGGCCGACATCAAGACGCATTCCATGGTGATGCCAACCGTGTTCTTTCATTAATTGTCTATCTCAACCCTGAGTGGCAGGCAGGTGATGCAGGGGAGCTGGTCCTCTATACCGGCACGTCACCAGAGGAACGGCTGGTCATTCACCCGCAGTTCGGCACACTGGTCATGTTTCTGAGTGAAGATATCGAACACGAAGTTTTAGTGACCAACAAAGACAGGCGCTCCATCGCAGGCTGGTTCCACCTCAATCAAAGCCACGGTGGACTCATTGACCCTCCCTCCTGA
- a CDS encoding DMT family transporter, translating to MSTEATTSLHPIRQTNSQHGIQLMLAGMFLFATADVLAKFLTQSFHPIQIFWFRQLALLLGVLFMLGLHGPSILITRRRGLQITRGVLVVGSSLFFIFAVRHVALANAVAASFVAPFFLTILAALLLGEKVGIRRWLAVCVGFIGALVIVRPGTGAVHPAVLLVVVAAACYATRQVLGRLLADTDKTITTVSYTALTASCIASVALPFFWQSPETGLQWLALIAMGLFAGVGEVMVVKSLEVSEAAAVAPIHYSLIIWGTLYGYLVFDQLPDQWTWIGTAIIVSAGIYTLKRDQIKATAES from the coding sequence ATGTCCACAGAGGCCACTACCTCCCTCCACCCGATAAGGCAGACAAATAGCCAGCATGGCATCCAGCTGATGCTGGCTGGCATGTTCCTGTTTGCCACGGCAGACGTACTGGCAAAATTTCTTACCCAGTCATTTCACCCCATCCAGATATTCTGGTTCAGGCAACTTGCACTGCTACTGGGGGTGCTATTCATGCTGGGCCTTCACGGACCTTCGATTCTGATCACCAGGCGACGAGGTCTGCAGATCACTCGAGGAGTGCTGGTTGTTGGCTCCAGCCTGTTCTTCATTTTTGCTGTGCGACATGTTGCGCTGGCTAATGCTGTGGCTGCCAGCTTTGTCGCCCCCTTCTTCCTGACGATTCTTGCCGCGTTACTGCTCGGGGAAAAAGTGGGCATCCGTCGCTGGTTAGCCGTCTGCGTCGGCTTTATCGGTGCCCTTGTCATTGTTCGACCAGGAACAGGGGCAGTCCACCCTGCTGTTCTACTGGTTGTTGTCGCCGCTGCCTGCTATGCCACCAGACAGGTGCTCGGCCGCTTGCTGGCCGACACCGACAAGACCATCACGACTGTGAGCTATACCGCCCTCACCGCCAGCTGCATCGCATCGGTCGCCTTGCCCTTTTTCTGGCAATCGCCAGAAACCGGACTCCAATGGCTGGCATTGATAGCCATGGGCCTGTTTGCTGGTGTCGGGGAAGTTATGGTGGTCAAGTCTCTGGAAGTGTCTGAAGCCGCAGCCGTTGCCCCCATCCATTACTCTCTCATTATCTGGGGAACACTTTACGGCTACCTGGTGTTCGATCAATTACCCGACCAATGGACCTGGATCGGCACGGCCATCATCGTCTCGGCGGGCATCTACACCTTGAAGCGTGACCAGATCAAAGCGACTGCAGAGTCGTGA